The Armatimonadota bacterium genomic sequence AGGCGCCCCTTGCGGGTCAGTCGCTCGAAGACCGCTTGCAGTTTGTCGGTGAGGCTATCGAACATGGGAGGGCGGGGCTCCGCCGGAACACAAAAAACCTGCGCCAAATGCCGGTGCCTGCGCTCGCCTCGTGCATCCACGCTTCGCAGCCGAAGCCACTTCGGCGGACGAGGCTCGGAGCGGAAAACGTCGCCACTCCGCAGAGTAGCGGTGGTGCGGTATGCCTTCGCCTGAACACCCGTCCGGGATAGGGGCGATCGCCGCCTCCAGCTTGGCGCTCCCGGCAGTATAGCAGAGCGCATCGAGGATTGTCAAACGAGACCACCGCGGGGGGCCCACCGCGGAGTCGCGCCCCCGACGGTTGCTGCGGGCTACCGGCGTCTGCTATAATCGCCGCGGTCGCGCGCGGGCCGGTGCGTGCGATGAGCGGGGATGCGCTTGGGCCAGCCCAAGGGGAGAACTCGCCACTGATGGCGGCAGTCAGGCTGCACAATCTTACCAAGCGCTTCGGCCAGGTCGTCGCCGTCGCGAACCTCACCCTGGAGATCAGCGACCGGGAGTTCCTAGTGCTGGTCGGGCCCTCGGGCTGCGGCAAGACGACCGCGCTGCGAATGCTCGCGGGCCTGGAGCAGGCGACCGCGGGCGAGATCTATATCGGCGAGCGGCTGGTCAACGACATCTCGCCCAAGGACCGCGACATCGCCATGGTCTTCCAGAACTACGCCCTCTACCCCCACATGACGGTTTACGACAACATGGCCTTCGGCCTCAAGCTGCGGCGCTTGTCGCGGACCGAGATCGCACGCCGCGTGCGCGAGTCGGCGCAGATGTTGGGCCTCAGCGACCTGCTGAGGCGCCGCCCCAAGGAGCTCTCGGGCGGCCAGCGCCAGCGCGTGGCGCTGGGGCGTGCGATCGTGCGCGAGCCCAAGGTTTTCCTCATGGACGAGCCGCTCTCCAACCTGGACGCCAAGCTGCGCGTCCAGACGCGAGCCGAACTGAGCAAGCTCCATCGCCGCCTCGGCATCACCACCGTCTACGTTACTCACGACCAGGTCGAGGCGATGACCATGGGCGACCGCATCGCCGTGCTCAAGGACGGGGTGCTGCAGCAGGTGGACACCCCGATGCAGGTCTATCACCATCCTGCCAATCTATTCGTGGCGGGCTTCATCGGCAGTCCGGCGATGAACTTCATCGCCGCCGTGATCGTCGCGCAGGACGGCGGGTGCGTCATAGATGCAGGGGATTTTCGGCTGCGTCTGCCCGCCGCCCATGTGGGGTGTGTGCGCGAGCACGTGGGGCACCAGGTCATCCTTGGCGTGCGGCCGGAAGACATCTATGACCGCTCTCTGCCGGGGCCGGTGACCGCGACCGTCGGCAACTCGGTGCGGACGACGGTGGACGTGATCGAGCCCATGGGCGCGATCGTTTACGCCTATCTCACCAGCGGCCGCCACCGCCTGGTCGCGGCGCTCGACGGCGATAGCGCCGCCCGCGATGGCCAGCACCTCGACGTCGTGTTCGACATGGACAAGGCGCATGTCTTCGATGCCGAGACCGAGCAGGCGCTGATCTAGCGGCGGCGGAACCCGCAAGCGATGGTCAAGGAAGACGAACCGATCGAGTTGGTGACGCACCTGGAGGAGCTGCGCGCGCGCATCATCCGCAGCCTCATCTACGTCGTCGCCGGCGTTGCCGCCGGCTGGGTGCTCTATCCGGGCATCTAC encodes the following:
- the ugpC gene encoding sn-glycerol-3-phosphate ABC transporter ATP-binding protein UgpC codes for the protein MAAVRLHNLTKRFGQVVAVANLTLEISDREFLVLVGPSGCGKTTALRMLAGLEQATAGEIYIGERLVNDISPKDRDIAMVFQNYALYPHMTVYDNMAFGLKLRRLSRTEIARRVRESAQMLGLSDLLRRRPKELSGGQRQRVALGRAIVREPKVFLMDEPLSNLDAKLRVQTRAELSKLHRRLGITTVYVTHDQVEAMTMGDRIAVLKDGVLQQVDTPMQVYHHPANLFVAGFIGSPAMNFIAAVIVAQDGGCVIDAGDFRLRLPAAHVGCVREHVGHQVILGVRPEDIYDRSLPGPVTATVGNSVRTTVDVIEPMGAIVYAYLTSGRHRLVAALDGDSAARDGQHLDVVFDMDKAHVFDAETEQALI